From Candidatus Saccharimonadales bacterium, a single genomic window includes:
- a CDS encoding helix-turn-helix domain-containing protein, which yields MQITELAAKVQTLGLSDKEAKVYVAALFLGPASVQKIAQQADVNRATAYVILDQLAELGLVAQSTEGKKTVFVAEGPDMLERLFERQMEQVEERRKELQALLPELEQTNRTQSSSAPIVRFYKGKEGVEAVGREFSRKSTPGSVSYGLVNYDEVDKISPSILKTTPKQRLKKKISSKIIYSYRKTVPSDPKLLRQTIKIDEPVKADISLRNDQAAFSTYAGKDTISVLIESREIVGALKQLFELAWDKNQD from the coding sequence ATGCAAATTACTGAGCTAGCAGCGAAAGTTCAAACGTTGGGGCTCTCCGACAAGGAGGCCAAGGTTTACGTAGCTGCGTTGTTTTTGGGCCCGGCCTCGGTTCAAAAAATCGCTCAACAAGCCGATGTTAACCGGGCCACGGCCTATGTCATTCTCGATCAACTAGCCGAACTGGGTTTAGTGGCCCAATCGACCGAGGGCAAAAAGACCGTCTTTGTGGCCGAAGGCCCCGATATGCTGGAGCGCTTGTTTGAGCGCCAGATGGAGCAAGTCGAGGAGCGCCGCAAGGAGTTGCAAGCGTTATTACCAGAGCTTGAGCAGACCAATCGGACTCAAAGCAGCAGCGCTCCGATCGTTCGCTTTTATAAAGGCAAAGAAGGCGTGGAGGCTGTTGGGCGCGAATTTAGTCGCAAAAGCACACCCGGGAGTGTCAGTTATGGGTTGGTCAATTATGACGAAGTCGATAAAATTTCACCATCAATCCTTAAGACAACGCCGAAACAGCGTTTAAAAAAGAAGATTTCGAGTAAAATTATTTACTCATATCGCAAAACAGTACCCAGCGACCCAAAGCTGTTGCGACAGACTATTAAGATCGATGAACCTGTTAAAGCCGATATTTCGTTGCGCAACGACCAAGCTGCCTTTTCGACCTATGCTGGCAAAGATACCATCAGCGTTCTAATCGAAAGCCGAGAGATTGTCGGGGCACTCAAACAACTGTTTGAATTAGCCTGGGATAAGAATCAAGACTAA
- a CDS encoding AAA family ATPase: MNAESKLIVMRGHSGSGKSSVAKAIQEQAEKPLVILSHDLFRIAPFKSLKDRSLANELSAEMVVDCASMLLERGFDVIIEGIFYFPKYKSYFDKLFAKHPSNNSVFMFDIDFDETLKRHQTRSKVTDFGVEEMKEWHQELQPSGYDFEKTITNDSTLEETVQFICKIAGIKV, from the coding sequence GTGAATGCTGAATCCAAGCTAATAGTAATGCGAGGTCACTCCGGCTCAGGAAAAAGTTCAGTAGCCAAAGCCATCCAAGAGCAGGCCGAAAAGCCTTTGGTGATTTTGAGTCACGACTTATTCAGAATTGCACCATTCAAGTCTCTTAAGGACAGATCGCTTGCAAATGAGCTCTCTGCCGAGATGGTAGTCGATTGCGCATCAATGCTACTCGAGCGTGGTTTCGATGTAATCATCGAAGGCATTTTTTACTTTCCCAAATACAAATCTTACTTCGACAAGTTGTTCGCAAAACATCCAAGCAATAACTCTGTATTTATGTTTGATATTGATTTCGACGAAACACTAAAGCGTCATCAGACCAGATCTAAGGTTACCGATTTCGGAGTGGAGGAAATGAAGGAGTGGCACCAAGAACTCCAGCCGAGCGGGTATGACTTCGAAAAAACTATTACAAATGACTCTACATTGGAGGAGACAGTTCAGTTTATATGCAAAATTGCTGGCATCAAAGTATAA
- a CDS encoding bifunctional phosphoglucose/phosphomannose isomerase, whose protein sequence is MLDDQSFLSRYDNGNALGVVGGQPGQLSQQFSIPDIDLDAVTSVVLAGMGGSALAGQFLQHYLSDQLKLPMIIDRGYELPQFVGADTLVIVSSYSGNTEEELAELEQARGAGAKIVIMTSGGELKRRALATKLPLIIIPSGLQPRLAVLYEIKALASLFDQTGLSQNVATELEETGRWLLSHSSNWVADVQTPKNIAKQIAQDLLGCGVVVYGGPTLSMQAYKWKIDINENAKQAAFYNELPEFNHNEFLGWKNPRDKLLKVVELQSSLDLPQIAKRWEVSNRLLSGQMPKPIIVEAIGKTKLQQMLWTQLLGDYVSLYLAFLNGIDPTPVDMIEKLKRELKKS, encoded by the coding sequence ATGCTTGATGATCAGTCATTTTTAAGTCGCTATGATAACGGCAACGCTTTGGGCGTGGTTGGGGGTCAGCCCGGGCAACTATCGCAACAATTTTCTATCCCCGATATAGATCTGGATGCTGTGACGAGTGTGGTGCTAGCTGGCATGGGCGGCTCGGCCTTGGCTGGGCAGTTTTTGCAGCATTATTTGAGCGATCAACTTAAGCTACCAATGATCATCGATCGGGGCTACGAATTACCGCAGTTTGTCGGGGCAGATACTCTCGTGATCGTATCGAGCTATTCCGGCAACACCGAGGAGGAGCTAGCTGAGCTGGAGCAGGCTCGGGGAGCCGGGGCCAAAATCGTCATTATGACATCGGGCGGAGAGTTAAAACGCCGAGCGCTAGCGACCAAGCTGCCGCTGATTATTATTCCCAGTGGGCTGCAACCCAGGTTAGCGGTGCTCTACGAAATTAAGGCCTTGGCCAGCCTGTTCGACCAGACCGGTCTGAGCCAAAATGTGGCGACCGAATTAGAGGAGACCGGGCGCTGGTTGCTGTCTCATAGCAGTAATTGGGTGGCCGATGTGCAGACGCCAAAGAATATAGCCAAACAAATCGCCCAAGACCTACTGGGCTGCGGGGTGGTCGTCTACGGTGGGCCAACGCTTAGCATGCAGGCCTACAAATGGAAGATTGATATTAATGAAAACGCCAAACAAGCGGCCTTTTATAACGAGTTGCCGGAGTTCAATCATAACGAGTTTTTGGGCTGGAAGAACCCGCGCGATAAGTTGCTCAAAGTCGTCGAATTGCAATCATCACTCGATCTGCCGCAGATTGCCAAACGCTGGGAAGTTAGCAATCGTTTGCTGAGCGGCCAAATGCCTAAACCGATTATTGTTGAAGCGATCGGCAAAACTAAACTGCAGCAGATGCTGTGGACCCAGCTCCTGGGCGATTACGTCAGCCTGTATTTAGCCTTTTTGAACGGCATTGATCCGACGCCGGTCGATATGATTGAAAAGCTCAAACGAGAGTTGAAGAAGTCGTGA